In bacterium, the sequence ATGGAGGAAGACATTTCGGCCATATTCAGGCCTTATGGGGTCGGGATGGGTGGTCGGGCCACTAAGCACAAGGCCAAGCGGGATAAACGAATTCACCGGGCCGGCGGCAGAAGGGGCAGAAAGTAGTGAAATCCCCTCGGACGCTCTGCGTTATCCCCGCCCGCTATGCGAGCACCCGCCTGCCCGGCAAGCCCTTGAAGAACCTGGGCGGTCGGCCGCTCATTCTCCACACCGTCGAGAGGGCCGAGGCCGCGGCCAGCGTTGA encodes:
- a CDS encoding 3-deoxy-manno-octulosonate cytidylyltransferase — its product is MKSPRTLCVIPARYASTRLPGKPLKNLGGRPLILHTVERAEAAASV